The genomic interval GATTTGCAATATGATGTGGCAAAAGTTTTACCTCTGCTTCTGAAAATAATTGTTTGCATTCATTGTGAACTTTCTGATAATATGGAATAAGCGAAGGTGTAATCCTGCAGTGTGGACAAACCCAGTGAAAAAGTATTTCCTGTTCTTTGCCAATATATGGATTTTTTGTGTATCCGTTTTCAACAAAGTTTTTTACACAACAAGAAGGATAGCCAAAAAGAAATCCTTCCTTTTCCCTGTCAGATTGTTGTATTGCAACAGGTTGATTATCAAAGTTTTTCAGATAGATGTCTATGTATCTGGATTTAGTGCTAAAGATAGTTTCGGAAGTATGTTTTCCGTTCAAAAGTTTTCTCTGCACAGTTTCTACTTTTAGGTCATGTTTCTTCAAAATTCTGACTTCTTTTGAAGAAGTTCTTTTCTCCCAGCGGCTTAAAGGCTTTATTTGTTTTTTTGTCAGCATTGCCAAGTAAGCCAACTGGAAGTCTAATTTTGTCAGCGAATTTTTCATCTTTTCCTCTTAAGAAGCAAAAAATATTTTATGATAAAAATTGTCAAGGAAATTCATTAAAAAAACTAAAAATTTGACTTAAAAGTGTGAATTTAAATTTAGTGTTATAAGTTTTTCATAGAGGAAGTATAAATATGGATGTAAAAAACAATATTATAGAAATTCTAAAGAAAGAAGCACGAGCAATATTAGAAATTTCAGAAAAGGTGGATGATAATGTAAATAAAGCTATTGAGCTGATTATGAATTGTAAAGGAAAAATAGTTATAACTGGTATAGGAAAAACAGGGATAATTGGTCGTAAGATTTCTGCAACTCTGGCGAGCACGGGAACTCCATCAATATACCTTCATCCTGCAGAAGGAATACATGGTGATCTTGGAATGGTAGATTGCAAAGATGTTGTTGTTATGATTTCTAATAGTGGAGAAACTCAAGAACTAATTGATATTATTCCGTTCTTCAAAAAGCATCAGAACGGCATTATCTGTTTGACAAGTAATTGTAAATCTACCTTAGCAAAATTGAGTGATGCTATCATTTATATTGGGGTGCCAAAGGATTTTGAACCATTAGGATTAGTGCCAATGGCAAGCACCACAACCGCTCTTTCTATGGGTAATGCTCTTGCTACAATTGTCCTTAGAAAGAAGAATTTTCAGAAAGATGACTTTGCTCTTCTTCATCCAGGTGGTATAATTGGTAAGAGATTGCTCCTAAAAGTTAATGATATTATGCATTCTAAAGATGAAAATCCGGTAATTGATTCTCATAAAAAACTTAAAGATGCAATTCTTGTTATGACTTCAAAGGGGCTTGGATGTGTGAGTATTATTGATGACTCTGGAAAATTGGTTGGTATAATAACAGATGGCGATTTGCGTAGAATCTTGCAAAAATATGATAATCCATTGGAGTTAGAAGTTAATCTGCTGATGACAAAAAATCCAAAATCTATTACACAAAATAGTTTGTGCATAAATGCTCTCAATTTAATGGAAGAATATGCAATTACTATGATACCTGTTGTTGATAATGATAATAAACCTATTGCAATGATTCATATGCACGACTTGATAAAAGCTGGTTTGGTTTAATATAAAATAATATGTAGGAGAAGAGATGTCTTTTGATTTTAAAGGAAAAAGCTTATTAACTCTAAAAACACTATCTAAAGAGGGGATAGCATATTTGATTCTAAATGCTATTGAGTTAAAGAAAGCAAAAAAAACACACACATTACAAAAGAAGCTTGAAGGAAAAAATATCGCTTTGCTTTTTGAGAAAACTTCCACACGAACTCGCTGTGCTTTTGTAACTGCTGCTTATAATGAAGGTGCGCATGCAGAATTCCTTGGAAAGAATGATATTCAATTTGGGAAGAAAGAAACTATTGAGGACACTGCAAGAGTTCTTGGAAGAATGTTTGATGGTATTGGTTTTCGCGGATTTGAACAAAAAACAGTGGAATCTCTTGCAAAATATTCTGGAGTTCCAGTTTGGAATGGACTTACTGACCTTTATCATCCAACACAAATTTTAGCAGATTTTATGATTGTGCAGGAACAATTTGGTTTTTTAAAAGGTGTAAAATTCGCTTATGTCGGTGATGGAAGAAATAATGTCGCAAATTCATTAATGATTGGTGCATCAAAAATGGGTATGGACTTTCGTATTGTGGCTCCAAAATCATTGTTCCCACAAAAAAAACTCGTTGAAGAATGCCTATTATTTGCAAAAGATAGCGGTGCAAAGATAACTATTACTGATTCTGTAGATGAGGGTGTGAAAGGTTGTAAAGTAATTTATACAGACATCTGGGCTTCTATGGGCGAAGAGGATAAAATTGCAGAAAGAATTGCTCTCCTAAAACTATATCAGGTTAATATTGATATGATAAAGAAAACAGAAAATGATAATACGATATTTATGCATTGCTTGCCTTCCTTTCATAATCTTGAAACAGAAACAGTAAAGAAATATCCAGAAATTTGCGAGGTAACAGATGAAGTCTTTGAAAGTAAATATTCCAGAGTTTTTGACGAAGCAGAAAACCGTGTTTGGACAATCCAAGCAATTATGGTGGCAACTCTATGAGTGGCAGTCGGCAGCAGCAGTGGCAAAAAGCAAAAAAAGATTAAAGATTGAAAGATTAAAGATTAAAGGTAAACCTACTTCGCTGAAGCTTCGTAGGTCAAGAAGGAAAGTAGCACGGATCCCCGCGTCCGCGGGGACTGTTCCGTAAAAGGCAAAAGTGAAGAAGAAAATAGTCTATTGTATATTTATTTTCTTGCTTTTATTTAATTTCCTCCAAGCAGATGAGTGGAAATTATCATACAAATTAGATGTCCCGATTATTATCTCCTCTTTGGGTTTAGATTTATCTGCCAATTCATATAAAAGAACGATTGATGGGCTTTCATACGATAAAATCAAGGAATTGGACAAAAATAAGATTTTCGTTTTAGATAGATTTGCCGCAGATTTATATGATTTGAATTTGAAAAAAGTAAGCGATTATACCGTTTATACCAACTTTCTAATCCCAATTGGAACCTCACTTCTTATTGATAAAGAGAATTTTCTTTCAGATATGGTTATTTATGGTGAGACAATGTACTTACAAGCTGGTATAACCAAATGGTGTAAGTTTTTAACAAAAAGGAATCGTCCATATACATATAATGACCAAGCAGATAGTTCAAGAAAAAAAAATCGTGATGCAAGATTTTCTTTTCCATCTATGCATACCACAACAGCATTTTCAGCAGCAGTTTTTGGCTCATATCTATATCAGGAGAGAGGTGGACAGTATCCAACTATTTTTTGGATTGTGAATCTTTCTTTAGCAACAGCAACAGGCGTCTTACGAATTGCAAGTGGAGACCACTTTCCAACAGATATTATCGGAGGAGCAATGATTGGCTCTGCTTTTGGATATTTGATTCCAACCCTGCATAGAGCAAAAGATTCAAAAGTATCTTTTCATTTTACAGGAAATTCTATTTTTCTATCAATGAAAATATAGATAATTTGCAAAGA from Candidatus Cloacimonadota bacterium carries:
- the argF gene encoding ornithine carbamoyltransferase; this translates as MSFDFKGKSLLTLKTLSKEGIAYLILNAIELKKAKKTHTLQKKLEGKNIALLFEKTSTRTRCAFVTAAYNEGAHAEFLGKNDIQFGKKETIEDTARVLGRMFDGIGFRGFEQKTVESLAKYSGVPVWNGLTDLYHPTQILADFMIVQEQFGFLKGVKFAYVGDGRNNVANSLMIGASKMGMDFRIVAPKSLFPQKKLVEECLLFAKDSGAKITITDSVDEGVKGCKVIYTDIWASMGEEDKIAERIALLKLYQVNIDMIKKTENDNTIFMHCLPSFHNLETETVKKYPEICEVTDEVFESKYSRVFDEAENRVWTIQAIMVATL
- a CDS encoding phosphatase PAP2 family protein, yielding MKKKIVYCIFIFLLLFNFLQADEWKLSYKLDVPIIISSLGLDLSANSYKRTIDGLSYDKIKELDKNKIFVLDRFAADLYDLNLKKVSDYTVYTNFLIPIGTSLLIDKENFLSDMVIYGETMYLQAGITKWCKFLTKRNRPYTYNDQADSSRKKNRDARFSFPSMHTTTAFSAAVFGSYLYQERGGQYPTIFWIVNLSLATATGVLRIASGDHFPTDIIGGAMIGSAFGYLIPTLHRAKDSKVSFHFTGNSIFLSMKI
- a CDS encoding KpsF/GutQ family sugar-phosphate isomerase — its product is MDVKNNIIEILKKEARAILEISEKVDDNVNKAIELIMNCKGKIVITGIGKTGIIGRKISATLASTGTPSIYLHPAEGIHGDLGMVDCKDVVVMISNSGETQELIDIIPFFKKHQNGIICLTSNCKSTLAKLSDAIIYIGVPKDFEPLGLVPMASTTTALSMGNALATIVLRKKNFQKDDFALLHPGGIIGKRLLLKVNDIMHSKDENPVIDSHKKLKDAILVMTSKGLGCVSIIDDSGKLVGIITDGDLRRILQKYDNPLELEVNLLMTKNPKSITQNSLCINALNLMEEYAITMIPVVDNDNKPIAMIHMHDLIKAGLV